The Theobroma cacao cultivar B97-61/B2 chromosome 1, Criollo_cocoa_genome_V2, whole genome shotgun sequence genome contains the following window.
TTGCTACtgatttttcatgaaattgaAGCGCACACAACATGCAgatggttgaatattgtgaaGGTTCCAGATGTCGTAGGAAAAAGATTCTTGAGAGCTTTGGGGAAGAGGTAACGGAATCTGTAATAAAGCATGTTATGTGTATGCAATAGTAGGCTGCTTTTCCCCCATCAACACTGATGCAAAACCACTTATTATCATTGGCTTAAAAGGTATCTGCATTGCTATGTAAAAAATCATGTGATGCCTGCAAACATCCAAACCTTATCACCAAGTGTCTGGAAGAGCTCGCATCTGCTTGTGCTGTTCGGCAGAGAAATGGTTTTTCAAGAATCTTAATGAGCAGGTATGCCTTTAACCTTGCTTCAAAGAAAGGATGTAAATGTTTTCTCCCTTATTGTATTAAATATGCTGGGCTATCAATTATTGAAAAGTTTTTCTGCATTCACTTTAAATTTGGCAGTTACAGAGTGTTTAAACAAGATCAGACAAGACTGCACAAGCAATCTGTTGGCAGTTATACTGTATCTTGTACTTCAAATAGATTGCTGTTGCTCCTCTTAAGAAGTCTTCCTTAAGATTGAATTACTCAatacttttttctcttcttatgCATATTGAAACAATCATACTATAATTCATTCTTTGTAGTTTTGCATATGCTTGAAATGATGCATCATTGGTTTTTGATTTAACTACTCTCTAATTCTTGTGATATGAGCAAACATTTGCTGTTTTTATGAATTGAAGTTGGCATTATGAATCAAGAATAGAGACTTCCCTAAATTGTTGGAATTTGCACAGAGCCTTATGAGTTTATTCATGCATATGTTTTTAATTCAGCTCCACAGATGCCATTGATAATGCCCAGTTCTCAGAATTCTGGAATCATGATGATGAAGCAAGTGGCTCTGAGGAGGATATATCTGATTCTGACGGTAAATGAATTTGTGATAAACATCAGCATTAGTTAGGGGGCCCGTGTACCTCATGCAAAAGGACAAACTAAAAAAGGCAATCTAAATCTTATTTACCATTTTACttgtttaatttcttaattttccagaTGGATTTGAGCTTGCAAAGAGCATATCCAGATGCAAAGTTTCGAAAAAATCTGGGATAAATGAGAAGATTGAGTTCTTGCAGCGTGCAGAAGAGAACTATTATCAGAACAAAGCCCCTGATAAACAGGTTTGTTCTGCATGTCTTTTGTCCAGTCATATGGGAAATATGGTTTTGGTTAGAAAGTTAACTGTGTATTCGTTGAGCATGAATCTATACGTTTTCATTGACTTCTATTCTTTTTAATGCATTTTATGCACGCTTTCTCGGGAAAATGCCCACTGGTAATATATGCATCCTCAAATTTGAGACTGAAttactttgaaaatagaaagtaTGACCAAATAGTAATCTGGTTCTTAAAGACGTTAGATCTTTTCTGTGCCTGGTGGTTTTTGAAATTAGCTAACTTGGAACTTTTCGGTGCACATTATCTTTATTCTGAACAGACCAATAAACCTGACAAAAATGCCATATCCGAAATGCTGAGAGAATCAAGCAAGCAAAGATTGTTAGATGCCCTGAAGCAGGCCCATCAGCGGCTTGGTGACTTGAAGTATGTACACCTTTTCACTTGCATATTAGATTTTTCCTTGTAATGGTCAAAAACACAATGTAGCCAACAACACTAGTAGAATTAAGTTTTCTTAGAATCGCCATCTTGTTTCTCAGAAGGAAATCAACTATGGGAGATtctcaaatttgaattctccTTTGCAGGGTCGATTTTGAAGCATCTTCAACTTTCCTTGAAAGTGAGTGCTTTAAGAAATATGGGAAGAGCGggaaatcattttattattctcaAGTGGCAAGCACGGTAAGGTGGCTATCAACCACAAGCTCTGTCGAGATAACAAATCGGGTTGCTACCGGTACCACTTCCCATGAGAACAGTACGCGTAAGGAAAATCCACCTTTAACAGCGTCAACCAAGTTTgttcaaagagaaaaagaaattattggTGAACAACATTGTGGCAACATTGAGTTAGAGACTTCAGCAAGTGCTTTGCCTCTGCAAAATCCTTCGCCAAGTACTAAGCTGCCCACAATTCCATCTTTCTCACAGTTTGTCAACAACAGAAAGTCAAAAGAAACTCAACCAAATGCATCAGAGAAGCATTCACCAAAAAGCCTAGAGACAAATATGAAGAAGAGAATGAGGTTGCAGTAGGGTTGAGTGTCCAAGATTTTCTGTTACTTACATTTCATTGCGTTTCACCGTCGAAAGCATCGCAAGTCCCCCATTGCTAGCCTGCTCATGTGTTAATTATCAGGACATGCTTCTGACTCCTTTGGAAAGGGTGACCATCTCCATTACTCAacaactttctttctttccggGGTTTGGGGGTTGAACTAAGGGCAGGCACACTGCTAAAGTTTTCGGTTTACACAGTGCCAAGTTTGCCAAAACCCAAAATGTTTTTCTCGTAGGTAAGGGCACTAGGCTGTAGGCCGGCCCTCCCCTAGCTGGCTGTGGACCCTAAAATGATACAAGAGCTGGACCCGACTGCTGACATACAGCCATGAAAAGAACATAGGAAGCTTCTCTCCCATGTCTTTCAGTACTCACTTTCATCTCctgtttcttatttttcagGTAACGTTGGTAGGAAATAACATTCATCCAATCAGCAGCCATacagttttgaaaacaaaaaaaaataaaaaaactactttagcACAGGAAGCTACCCTTGGATTTCCATCCTGCAAATCAATTTCGTTTTGTCGTCTTTTGATTGTTCAGAAAAAATCAATCATTGGGGTAGTACTAGAAACATTCTCCGATCGTTAATTCTTCCCCATTACACTGAAAGATGGCCTTCACATTATCAAAAgattcatcctttttttttcttctttttttacaaatattcACAAACTGGAAGCTAAGGATCACactccaaaaacaaaaagggtaaGGAAGAATTATTTGTAGCATCTACGAGATGCACCTCATGGAGTACATGGAGACGGGTGAATCAACCGCGGGTGCACCGTAGACCCGAGGATGATCACTCTCCAACCCATAGTCCATCATCGGACGGTACTCCAAATCTTCGTCGTGATCGTACACGAAATCGGGAATCTCAATCTCGTTCCTCCTCACGTGCTCCCATAGATAATCGAGCCTGTTCACGTACCTCAGTTTCCCGTACAACCTACCGCACACGAAAAAAAACGAACGATCCATTAGAGACTCACGTTAGcacagaaaatgaaaaaatgcGCCTAAAAACGCAacggttttttatttttttccgttattattattattacccGCCGCTGAAGAGAAGGCGGCCGAAGGTGGCGAGGAAGAGCCGAGCCTGGAGGCCAGGGTGCAGAAAGTAAACGGCTTGGAGATTATCCTTGACGTTGACGGGGATCGCGTCGTAGATTGATCGAAGGGCTGAGATTCCAGGAAAGTTCTCGCTCCGTTGAACCCCGGTGTGCACGTACAGCACCGAAAACGGCTTCTTTCCCAACCTCGGAAATATATTCTCCTCCAAATACTTCTTCAAAACCTCAACGCTCAAGAACCGAGCTGATCAATCAAGAAAACCCCACGTCCAAATCATCAAGAAACGCAAAATCTTAACCAACACCACaagaaaaacaaggaaagTAACGCAAAGGGAAGTTGGGTTTTTACCAGGGAAAAATTTCCCCGTAACGCGAAGAATCTTGCGGCCTCGTTTATCTTTGCCGTGGATCTTGAAAATATCGAGCTTCTGGATGAGCTGTTCCTGATCAGACTCAGAAATCTGAGACGACATTACGAAATTTGGGGTTTGTATTAGTTTCTGAAACGAAAACGAAGTTCGGTTAGAAGCAGTTTTCGTAAGGAGAAGAAAGTTTGTGGGGGAAATATAAAGGAGGGAAATTAATGCACGCCAAGACAAGCGTAGTTATTTGGATCGGATTCCAGA
Protein-coding sequences here:
- the LOC18610689 gene encoding ATP-dependent DNA helicase Q-like 3 isoform X2, producing MENQVMALKEKGIAAEFLSSTQTSQVKNKIHEDLDSGQPSLRLLYVTPELIATSGFMSKLTKIHGRGLLNLIAVDEAHCISSWGHDFRPSYSKLSSLRNSLPDVAILALTATAVPKVQKDVIDSLNLQNPLILKSSFNRPNIYYEVRYKDLLDDGYADLCNVLKSAGDVCGIVYCLERATCDDLSTHLSRNGISCAAYHAGLNNKSRSSVLDDWSSSKIQVVVATVAFGMGIDRKDVRIVCHFNIPKSMEAFYQESGRAGRDQLPSRSLLYYGMDDRKRMEFILSSAESKKLQSSNSQHGFSKKSMSDFNLMVEYCEGSRCRRKKILESFGEEVSALLCKKSCDACKHPNLITKCLEELASACAVRQRNGFSRILMSSSTDAIDNAQFSEFWNHDDEASGSEEDISDSDDGFELAKSISRCKVSKKSGINEKIEFLQRAEENYYQNKAPDKQTNKPDKNAISEMLRESSKQRLLDALKQAHQRLGDLKVDFEASSTFLESECFKKYGKSGKSFYYSQVASTVRWLSTTSSVEITNRVATGTTSHENSTRKENPPLTASTKFVQREKEIIGEQHCGNIELETSASALPLQNPSPSTKLPTIPSFSQFVNNRKSKETQPNASEKHSPKSLETNMKKRMRLQ
- the LOC18610690 gene encoding ganglioside-induced differentiation-associated protein 2, whose protein sequence is MSSQISESDQEQLIQKLDIFKIHGKDKRGRKILRVTGKFFPARFLSVEVLKKYLEENIFPRLGKKPFSVLYVHTGVQRSENFPGISALRSIYDAIPVNVKDNLQAVYFLHPGLQARLFLATFGRLLFSGGLYGKLRYVNRLDYLWEHVRRNEIEIPDFVYDHDEDLEYRPMMDYGLESDHPRVYGAPAVDSPVSMYSMRCIS